In Elephas maximus indicus isolate mEleMax1 chromosome 7, mEleMax1 primary haplotype, whole genome shotgun sequence, the following proteins share a genomic window:
- the LOC126079992 gene encoding olfactory receptor 51I2-like: MSMFNGTHYQPPFFLLSGIPGIENAHIWISIPLSIMYVIAILGNSVIIHIIRKNSSLYEPQYIFLSMLAATDTGMSASTLPTVLNVFLLNYREIEFHGCLAQMFFIHTFSSVESAILLTMAFDRFAAIRSPLHYTVVLTHSRITQLGLAAVARGVALMAPLPILLKRLPFCKSITLSHSFCFQPDVMKLACGPIRVNIIYGLALVLCSFGVDSVFIVLSYALILKTVLGIASREGRLKALNTCVSHILTVLMFYVSLIALALIHRIGRYRSPLPHVTMSNIFLFLTPVLNPLVYSVKTKQIRNVLCRLFALKVG; the protein is encoded by the coding sequence ATGTCCATGTTCAATGGCACCCACTATCAGCcacccttctttcttctttcaggcATCCCAGGCATAGAGAATGCTCATATCTGGATCTCCATCCCATTGAGCATCATGTACGTGATTGCCATCCTTGGAAACAGTGTCATCATTCACATAATACGCAAGAACTCCAGCCTTTATGAACCCCAATATATTTTCCTGTCCATGTTAGCAGCCACTGACACAGGCATGTCAGCATCCACACTGCCAACTGTACTTAATGTCTTTCTTCTCAACTACCGAGAGATTGAGTTCCATGGCTGCCTGGCTCAGATGTTCTTCATTCACACCTTCTCTTCCGTAGAGTCAGCCATCCTGCTGACCATGGCCTTTGACCGCTTTGCGGCCATAAGAAGCCCACTGCACTATACTGTGGTCCTGACCCACTCCCGCATTACTCAGTTGGGGTTGGCTGCTGTGGCACGAGGAGTGGCACTGATGGCCCCCTTGCCTATCCTGCTCAAACGGCTTCCCTTCTGTAAGAGCATCACCCTATCCCACTCATTCTGTTTCCAACCCGATGTGATGAAGCTAGCTTGTGGGCCTATTCGTGTCAACATCATCTATGGACTGGCCTTGGTTCTCTGTTCCTTTGGTGTTGACtctgtctttattgttttatcttATGCTCTAATCTTGAAGACGGTTTTGGGCATTGCATCCAGGGAAGGAAGGCTTAAAGCACTCAATACTTGTGTCTCCCATATTCTCACTGTCCTCATGTTCTATGTCTCACTTATCGCTCTAGCTTTGATCCACAGGATAGGCAGGTACCGCTCCCCTCTCCCCCATGTCACCATGtccaacatttttctttttcttacaccTGTCCTGAATCCACTGGTGTACAGtgtgaaaacaaaacagattaGAAATGTGCTGTGTAGATTGTTTGCACTTAAGGTAGGATAA
- the LOC126079201 gene encoding olfactory receptor 52A5-like: MFNLNGTIFMPPLLTLTGIPGLESIQFWIGIPFCAMYIIAIFGNSLLLVIIKTERSLQEPMYLFLAMLGATDIALSTCILPKMLGIFWFHLQEIYFEACLLQMWLIHTLQCIESGILLAMALDRFVAICDPLRHATIFTHQLLTQIGVAVTLRAALLVAPSLILIKCCLKFYRTTVVSHTYCEHMAIVKLAIDDVHVNKIYGLFVAFSILGFDIIFITLSYIRIFITVFNLPQKEARLKAFNTCIAHICVFLEFYLLAFFSFFTHRFGFHIPSYIHILLSNLYLLVPPLLNPIVYGIKTKRIQDRVFKILYSKDAS, translated from the coding sequence ATGTTCAATCTCAATGGCACAATCTTCATGCCCCCTTTGCTGACACTGACTGGGATCCCTGGCTTGGAGTCTATTCAGTTCTGGATTGGAATTCCTTTCTGTGCCATGTACATCATTGCCATCTTTGGGAATTCCCTGCTTCTTGTCATCATCAAAACTGAACGCAGTCTCCAGGAGCCCATGTATCTCTTCTTGGCAATGCTTGGAGCAACAGACATTGCTCTCAGTACATGCATCCTACCCAAAATGCTAGGTATATTCTGGTTCCACTTACAAGAGATATATTTTGAAGCCTGTCTCTTGCAGATGTGGCTTATTCACACATTGCAGTGTATTGAGTCAGGTATTCTGCTGGCCATGGCCCTGGACCGCTTTGTGGCGATCTGTGACCCCCTGAGACATGCAACCATTTTTACCCACCAACTTCTCACTCAGATCGGGGTTGCGGTGACACTCAGAGCTGCCCTCCTTGTAGCTCCATCTCTCATCCTCATCAAATGCTGCCTGAAATTCTACAGGACCACTGTGGTCTCCCACACATACTGTGAGCACATGGCCATTGTAAAATTGGCAATAGACGATGTTCACGTCAACAAGATCTATGGTCTGTTTGTGGCTTTCAGCATACTAGGATTTGACATCATCTTCATCACACTCTCCTACATCCGCATATTTATAACTGTCTTCAACCTGCCTCAAAAGGAAGCAAGGCTCAAAGCCTTTAATACCTGCATTGCCCACATTTGTGTCTTCCTAGAATTTTATCTCTtggctttcttctccttctttacACACAGGTTTGGGTTCCACATCCCATCCTACATTCATATTCTTCTGTCCAACCTTTATCTTCTTGTCCCCCCTTTGCTCAATCCTATAGTTTATGGGATAAAGACCAAACGGATTCAAGATCGAGTGTTCAAGATTTTGTACTCTAAGGACGCTTCTTGA